Proteins found in one Sorghum bicolor cultivar BTx623 chromosome 1, Sorghum_bicolor_NCBIv3, whole genome shotgun sequence genomic segment:
- the LOC8081527 gene encoding SH3 domain-containing protein 2 has protein sequence MEALKKQASKLREHVAKQQQAVLKQFSARYNQDPSLVDEAELECHQNLQRLYSTTRAAKHFQRNIVRGVEGFIAISTKQMEIVKKLAEDCCKYGNDNQHFGFALARASEEFGKSHKQIEKEREDLLKSLGEQVFEPLREMIMSAPLEDARLLTYRYQRIRQDMESQIADVMRKQLKSKESSGNTDNSVKLQHAESKLSDLRTTLAALGREATAAMEAVEAQQQQVTYERLLAMVDAERTYHQNAADILNKLHDEMLYAKHHNESANHYDEQSSEPESDTGPAQVHSHSTSEDPVLTKPSESTGNSQEVQFLGEVIHPFDAQADGELSLAVGEYVVVRQVAANGWSEGECKGKAGWFPSAYVEQRDKAPASKVIEPGLLTT, from the exons ATGGAGGCGCTGAAGAAGCAGGCCAGCAAGCTCCGGGAGCACGTCGCCAAGCAGCAGCAG GCGGTTCTCAAGCAGTTCAGTGCGCGATATAATCAAGATCCTTCTCTTGTTGATGAAGCGGAGCTTGAGTGCCACCAAAATCTCCAGAGGCTTTACAGTACTACAAGAGCAGCTAAG CATTTCCAGCGAAATATTGTACGAGGGGTGGAAGGTTTCATTGCGATTAGCACCAAACAGATGGAGATAG TGAAAAAACTAGCCGAGGATTGTTGTAAATATGGAAACGACAATCAACATTTTGGTTTTGCTCTTGCAAGGGCATCTGAGGAGTTCGGTAAATCTCATAAACAAATAGAGAAAGAGCGGGAGGATCTTCTTAAAAGTCTTGGAGAGCAG GTTTTTGAGCCTCTCCGAGAAATGATAATGAGTGCTCCTCTTGAAGATGCTCGATTGCTAACTTACCGCTATCAACGGATCAGACAGGACATGGAGTCTCAG ATAGCTGATGTGATGAGAAAGCAACTTAAATCCAAGGAAAGTAGTGGTAACACAGATAACTCTGTGAAACTGCAACATGCAGAATCAAAATTATCAGATCTTCGAACTACACTGGCAGCATTAGGAAGAGAAGCAACTGCAGCTATGGAGGCTGTAGAGGCTCAGCAACAGCAAGTTACATATGAACGTCTCCTTGCCATG GTTGATGCTGAGAGGACATATCATCAAAATGCAGCTGATATTCTGAATAAACTCCATGATGAG ATGCTCTATGCAAAGCATCATAATGAGTCAGCAAACCATTATGATGAACAGTCATCGGAGCCTGAATCAGATACAGGCCCAGCACAAGTGCACTCACATAGCACATCTGAAGATCCAGTATTAACTAAACCTAGCGAGTCCACAGGGAATAGTCAGGAGGTGCAATTTCTGGGGGAG GTTATTCATCCATTCGATGCTCAGGCTGATGGTGAGCTCAGTCTCGCGGTGGGTGAATATGTTGTGGTCCGCCAG GTGGCGGCAAACGGTTGGTCTGAAGGTGAATGCAAGGGAAAGGCTGGCTGGTTCCCATCTGCCTATGTAGAGCAGAGGGACAAAGCCCCGGCAAGCAAGGTGATAGAGCCTGGACTTCTGACTACCTGA
- the LOC8081529 gene encoding 17.9 kDa class I heat shock protein gives MSLIRRSNVFDPFSLDLWDPFEGFPFGSGGSNSLFPSFPRTSSETAAFAGARIDWKETPEAHVFKADVPGLKKEEVKVEVEDGNILQISGERNKEQEEKTDTWHRVERSSGRFLRRFRLPENAKTEQIRAAMENGVLTVTVPKEDVKKPEVKSIQISG, from the coding sequence ATGTCGCTGATCCGCCGCAGCAACGTGTTCGATCCCTTCTCCCTCGACCTCTGGGACCCCTTTGAGGGCTTCCCCTTCGGCTCCGGCGGGAGCAACAGTCTCTTCCCGTCGTTCCCGCGCACCAGCTCGGAGACCGCGGCCTTCGCTGGCGCGCGGATCGACTGGAAGGAGACTCCAGAGGCGCACGTGTTCAAGGCGGACGTCCCGGGGCTGAAGAAGGAGGAGGTCAAGGTGGAGGTTGAGGACGGCAACATCCTTCAGATCAGCGGCGAGCGCAacaaggagcaggaggagaagaCGGACACCTGGCACCGCGTGGAGCGGAGCAGCGGCAGGTTCCTGCGCAGGTTCCGACTGCCTGAGAACGCCAAGACGGAGCAGATCAGGGCCGCCATGGAGAACGGCGTGCTTACAGTCACTGTGCCCAAGGAGGACGTCAAGAAGCCTGAGGTGAAGTCCATTCAGATCTCCGGCTAG
- the LOC8081530 gene encoding cytosolic enolase 3, producing MSVQEYLEKHLLSRKIEEAVNAAVRAKVPDPVLFIAGHMRRAAPAVITRVRARQILDGHGAPAVEVELHTNKAVHRASAAGAGAPEGAAADAAGGSERRKILARAVADAVRVINDKVSEALVGMDPQQQAQIDQAIMDLDKARHKAELGANAMLAVSIAACKAGAAEKEVPLYKHIADLVGKTATTLPVPAITVINGGKHAGNGLPIQEIMVLPVGAKNFEEAMQMGSETYHHLKDIILEKCGSDSCNIGDHGGFAPNISSISEGLDLVIAAIERAGYNGRIKLAIDVAATDFCVGKKYDLEFKSTKKSGQNFKTADDMIEIYSQLCSEYPLVSIEQPFDKDDWEHSKKLTTLELCQVAGDDLLMSDPERIKWAVSEYTCNALVLKANQVGTVTEAIEVVKQAKDAHWGVVVSHRSGDTEDSFIADLAVGAAAGQIKAGAPCRGECLTKYNQLLRIEEELGSEGVYAGENWRTVSTS from the exons ATGTCGGTGCAGGAGTACCTGGAGAAGCACCTGCTCTCGCGCAAGATCGAGGAGGCCGTGAACGCGGCGGTCCGCGCCAAGGTCCCCGACCCGGTGCTCTTCATCGCGGGCCACATGCGGCGGGCGGCGCCCGCCGTGATCACGAGGGTGCGGGCGCGCCAGATCCTTGACGGGCACGGCGCGCCGGCCGTTGAGGTCGAGTTGCACACCAACAAGGCCGTGCACCGAGCATCCGCGGCCGGCGCGGGCGCGCCCGagggcgccgccgccgacgcggcCGGGGGCTCCGAGAGGCGGAAGATCCTCGCCAGGGCGGTCGCCGACGCGGTGCGGGTGATCAACGACAAGGTGTCGGAGGCGCTCGTTGGGATGGATCCGCAGCAGCAGGCGCAGATCGACCAGGCCATCATGGACTTGGACAAGGCGCGCCACAAG GCTGAGCTTGGAGCAAATGCTATGCTGGCAGTGTCAATTGCAGCTTGCAAAGCTGGTGCTGCTGAAAAAGAG GTTCCACTCTACAAGCATATAGCAGATCTTGTTGGCAAAACCGCTACAACTCTTCCTGTCCCTGCAATTACAGTCATTAATGGTGGAAAGCATGCTGGAAATGGTCTTCCCATTCAA GAAATTATGGTCCTTCCTGTTGGTGCTAAGAATTTTGAAGAAGCAATGCAGATGGGTTCAGAGACCTATCACCATCTGAAG GATATTATCTTGGAGAAATGTGGCTCAGACAGCTGCAACATTGGAGATCATGGTGGGTTTGCTCCAAATATTTCCAG CATATCTGAAGGCCTGGATCTTGTTATTGCGGCAATAGAGAGGGCTGGATATAATGGGAGAATAAAACTGGCAATTGATGTTGCTGCTACTGATTTTTGTGTAG GAAAGAAATATGATCTAGAGTTCAAGTCAACAAAGAAATCAGGGCAGAACTTCAAAACTGCTGATGATATGATTGAGATCTATAGCCAGCTTTGTTCAG AGTACCCGCTTGTCTCCATTGAGCAGCCCTTTGATAAAGATGACTGGGAGCACTCAAAAAAATTGACCACTCTAGAGCTGTGCCAG GTTGCAGGGGATGACTTGTTGATGTCTGACCCCGAACGCATTAAGTGGGCAGTTAGTGAGTACACTTGCAATGCTCTTGTTCTCAAG GCAAATCAAGTGGGCACTGTCACTGAGGCCATAGAGGTTGTGAAGCAGGCAAAGGATGCTCATTGGGGTGTGGTGGTGTCACATAGGTCTGGAGATACTGAGGATTCTTTCATTGCTGACCTGGCTGTTGGTGCTGCAGCCGGACAGATCAAAGCCGGTGCCCCCTGCCGTGGAGAGTGTCTAACTAAGTACAATCAG CTGCTTAGAATAGAGGAAGAACTTGGAAGTGAAGGCGTCTATGCAGGGGAGAATTGGAGAACTGTAAGCACGAGCTAA
- the LOC8081528 gene encoding protein ENHANCED DOWNY MILDEW 2, translating into MRNARDDTMKMGIVDNYLCAICDDGGFLIRCDGECGRLFHPNSSHGQHSSCRGLELKDDQLKSKSFNFICKNCEYKKHQCFVCGELGSSEMPPGSPEEVLKCQKKYCGRFYHPKCLSKYDPTKNRQDFECPLHECHSCKNKGETVITSEQTEKKKETYLVQCRRCPVAYHRKCLPRDISNVADGEVARTFKIGMPKGPRRAPSKKRGPRRWFFYCRKHEMVGELNSATRDHLKIPESPVVFMSDLNEKLPEETEAPEPNASTSTAPMESSASRPSLPCQQPEGYGGWLDD; encoded by the exons ATGAGGAATGCAAGAGATGATACCATGAAGATGGGTATTGTG GACAATTATCTTTGTGCAATTTGTGATGACGGCGGTTTCTTGATACG TTGTGATGGTGAATGTGGAAGGCTGTTCCATCCAAACAGTTCCCATGGTCAACATTCTAGTTGCAGAGGTCTTGAACTGAAGGATGACCAATTG AAATCGAAATCGTTCAACTTTATATGCAAGAACTGTGAGTATAAGAAGCACCAATGCTTTGTCTGTGGGGAGTTGGGATCCTCCGAGATGCCTCCAGGTTCGCCAGAG GAGGTCCTTAAGTGTCAGAAGAAGTATTGTGGGCGCTTTTACCATCCTAAATGCCTTTCGAAGTACGATCCTACTAAAAATCGCCAGGACTTCGAATGCCCTTTGCATGAATGTCATTCATGCAAGAATAAGGGAGAAACAGTAATAACTAGCGAACAGacagaaaagaagaaggaaacaTACCTGGTACAATGCAGGCGTTGTCCAGTGGCATACCACCGGAAGTGCCTGCCAAG GGATATCTCCAATGTTGCCGACGGTGAAGTCGCACGAACATTCAAGATTGGGATGCCAAAAGGCCCAAGACGAGCTCCTTCAAAAAAAAGAGGCCCAAGACGTTGGTTTTTCTATTGTAG GAAGCATGAGATGGTGGGAGAACTCAACAGCGCAACACGGGATCATCTGAAAATTCCTGAAAGCCCTGTTGTGTTCATGTCTGATCTGAATGAGAAACTTCCTGAAGAAACTGAAGCACCTGAGCCTAACGCGAGTACCAGCACTGCTCCCATGGAGTCCTCTGCATCTCGGCCTTCACTCCCATGTCAGCAGCCAGAAGGCTACGGTGGCTGGCTGGATGACTGA
- the LOC8054287 gene encoding LIM domain-containing protein WLIM2a produces the protein MFSGTQQKCKVCTKTVYPMDQLSTDGVAFHRSCFKCQHCKSTLSLSNYSSFEGVPYCKAHFEQLFKETGSYNKSFQSQSPAKITPEKLAPELTRSPSKAARMFSGTQDKCATCGKTAYPLEKVTVEEKAYHKSCFKCSHGGCAITPSNYAALEGILYCKHHFSQLFKEKGSYNHLIKCASVKRAAEAQPEQPASDSS, from the exons ATGTTTAGCGGGACGCAGCAGAAGTGCAAGGTGTGCACCAAGACGGTGTACCCGATGGACCAGCTCTCCACCGACGGCGTCGCCTTCCACCGCTCCTGCTTCAAGTGCCAGCACTGCAAGTCCACCCTCTCC CTGAGCAACTATTCCTCGTTCGAAGGAGTGCCGTACTGCAAGGCCCATTTCGAGCAGCTGTTCAAGGAGACCGGGAGTTACAACAAGAGCTTCCAATCACAATCAC CCGCAAAGATTACTCCGGAAAAGTTGGCCCCTGAGCTG ACCAGATCACCAAGCAAAGCTGCAAGGATGTTTTCAGGAACACAAGACAAGTGTGCGACTTGCGGTAAAACCGCATATCCTCTTGAGAAG GTAACAGTTGAAGAAAAGGCATACCATAAGTCATGCTTCAAATGCTCCCACGGGGGCTGTGCGATTACACCTTCCAACTATGCAGCCTTGGAGGGCATCCTCTACTGCAAACACCATTTCTCTCAACTTTTCAAGGAGAAGGGAAGCTACAACCACTTGATCAAGTGTGCTTCGGTCAAGCGCGCTGCTGAAGCACAGCCAGAACAACCAGCCTCCGATTCCTCCTGA